One stretch of Ornithinimicrobium ciconiae DNA includes these proteins:
- the moaC gene encoding cyclic pyranopterin monophosphate synthase MoaC, whose translation MSEPLRHLRADGTAHMVDISSKEVTAREATATGRVLLSAAAVRALREGTAPKGDALGVARLAGIQAAKKTPDLVPLAHPVAVHAVEVDLTVTDDGVEIRASVRTADRTGIEMEALTCVSVAALAMVDMIKAVDKLAVITDVMVVAKSGGRSGDWTRDP comes from the coding sequence GTGAGCGAGCCACTGCGCCACCTGCGCGCCGACGGGACAGCGCACATGGTCGACATCAGCAGCAAGGAGGTCACCGCACGGGAGGCCACCGCCACGGGACGCGTGCTGCTGTCCGCCGCGGCGGTCCGTGCGCTCCGGGAGGGGACCGCCCCCAAGGGTGACGCTCTGGGGGTCGCCCGGCTGGCCGGGATACAGGCGGCCAAGAAGACGCCGGACCTGGTGCCACTGGCCCATCCGGTGGCCGTGCACGCGGTCGAGGTCGACCTCACGGTCACCGACGACGGGGTCGAGATCCGGGCGAGCGTCCGCACCGCGGACCGGACCGGGATCGAGATGGAGGCCCTGACCTGCGTCAGTGTCGCGGCGCTGGCGATGGTCGACATGATCAAGGCGGTCGACAAGCTGGCCGTGATCACCGACGTGATGGTGGTGGCCAAGTCCGGTGGGCGCTCCGGCGACTGGACCCGCGACCCGTGA
- a CDS encoding 5-formyltetrahydrofolate cyclo-ligase has product MDAVRTAKAQSRTQVRARRAEIVAGQGPSGRAEQAQDLATAFLTWVREYAVGHGRRDLSGLTVTAFRPLPTEPPVGVLVRSALAAGMRVLLPLTVRGRPNLDWVLATESTGDGVAADVMGGVTPTGAELGPEALRNVDIALIPGLAVDRAGHRLGQGGGYYDRALPLVRPGVPVIVALHDHEAPTSAGGALIPSEAHDIRVDGVLTTAGVRLLRHGPSG; this is encoded by the coding sequence ATGGACGCGGTCCGGACGGCGAAGGCGCAATCCCGCACGCAGGTGCGGGCCAGGCGCGCGGAGATCGTCGCCGGGCAGGGCCCCAGCGGGCGGGCCGAGCAGGCACAGGACCTCGCCACCGCCTTCCTCACCTGGGTCCGCGAGTATGCCGTGGGGCACGGACGCCGGGATCTCTCCGGCCTGACGGTCACCGCCTTCCGTCCGCTGCCCACGGAGCCCCCGGTGGGGGTGCTGGTGCGGTCGGCGCTGGCCGCGGGGATGCGGGTGCTGCTGCCGCTGACCGTCCGCGGGCGTCCCAACCTGGACTGGGTCCTGGCGACCGAGAGCACCGGCGACGGGGTCGCTGCCGACGTGATGGGTGGCGTGACACCGACCGGGGCCGAGCTGGGCCCGGAGGCGCTGCGCAACGTCGACATCGCGCTGATCCCCGGCCTGGCTGTGGACCGCGCCGGTCACCGCCTGGGGCAGGGAGGGGGCTACTACGACCGGGCTCTTCCCCTGGTCCGTCCCGGGGTGCCGGTGATCGTAGCCCTGCACGACCACGAGGCGCCCACCTCAGCAGGCGGGGCGCTCATCCCGAGCGAGGCGCACGACATACGCGTCGACGGGGTGCTGACCACCGCCGGGGTGCGGCTGCTGCGCCACGGACCGAGTGGTTAG
- a CDS encoding molybdopterin molybdotransferase MoeA, whose translation MTTVTEHLEALLERIVPVDTVTVPLSEAHGLVLTQDVTSPVDLPRFANSAMDGYAVLSSEIAEASPESPQLVPVRGDIAAGDGQPHTHRPGTCWRILTGAPVPEGCDAVVRVEDTDGNPHEVLIKAAVEAGANVRPAGEDVRAGAVILRAGTRIGPTQLAVLAAAGVAQVSVTGPVRVAVLSSGDELVPVGEPVGPGQIHDSNGPMLAALVRAAGHFAVHAGHLPDDAKAVSKEIEHHQDYADLVITTGGVSKGGSYDAVKAALTGAGSMEFTEVSMQPGKPQGFGLLGKREVPVFTLPGNPVSVLVSFEVFVRPALAARAGMRYSPVTMPAVVAQGWSSPEGRQQYHRVRLSRDVSGSYAAEPVSGPGSHLVGGLAQADGLAVIPAEVTEVATGSQVLVLPLRPVAEIEADLQAARQDGDGDAADGAGRGQGAR comes from the coding sequence ATGACCACGGTCACCGAGCACCTGGAGGCGCTGCTCGAGCGGATCGTGCCGGTCGACACGGTCACCGTGCCGCTGTCCGAGGCGCACGGACTGGTCCTGACCCAGGACGTGACCAGTCCCGTCGACCTGCCGCGCTTCGCCAACTCGGCGATGGACGGCTATGCGGTGCTCTCCTCCGAGATCGCCGAGGCCAGCCCCGAGAGCCCTCAGCTGGTGCCGGTGCGCGGCGACATCGCCGCCGGCGATGGTCAGCCCCACACGCACCGTCCTGGCACCTGCTGGCGGATCCTGACCGGCGCTCCGGTCCCGGAGGGGTGTGACGCAGTCGTCCGGGTCGAGGACACCGACGGCAACCCCCACGAGGTGCTGATCAAGGCGGCGGTTGAGGCCGGGGCCAACGTGCGACCGGCCGGTGAGGACGTGCGCGCCGGGGCTGTGATCCTGCGGGCCGGGACCCGCATCGGCCCCACCCAGCTGGCCGTGCTCGCCGCTGCCGGCGTGGCGCAGGTGAGCGTCACCGGACCGGTGCGGGTGGCGGTGCTCTCCAGCGGTGATGAGCTGGTGCCGGTCGGGGAGCCCGTGGGCCCCGGGCAGATCCACGACTCCAACGGTCCGATGCTGGCCGCGCTGGTCCGCGCGGCCGGGCACTTTGCGGTCCATGCCGGTCACCTGCCCGACGACGCCAAGGCGGTCAGCAAGGAGATCGAGCACCACCAGGACTACGCCGACCTGGTGATCACCACCGGGGGAGTCAGCAAGGGCGGCTCCTATGACGCGGTCAAGGCCGCGCTCACCGGCGCCGGGTCGATGGAGTTCACCGAGGTGAGCATGCAGCCGGGCAAGCCGCAGGGTTTTGGTCTGCTCGGCAAGCGCGAGGTCCCGGTGTTCACCCTGCCCGGCAACCCGGTCAGTGTCCTGGTCAGCTTCGAGGTCTTCGTCCGTCCGGCACTCGCCGCCCGGGCTGGCATGCGGTACTCACCGGTCACCATGCCGGCGGTCGTGGCCCAGGGGTGGTCGTCACCAGAGGGTCGCCAGCAATACCACCGGGTGCGGCTCTCGCGTGATGTCAGCGGGTCGTATGCCGCAGAGCCGGTCAGCGGGCCCGGGTCCCACCTGGTGGGTGGGCTGGCGCAGGCCGACGGGCTGGCGGTCATCCCCGCCGAGGTCACCGAGGTGGCGACCGGGTCGCAGGTGCTGGTCCTGCCGTTGCGGCCGGTGGCCGAGATCGAGGCCGACCTGCAGGCTGCCCGCCAGGACGGCGACGGCGACGCTGCTGACGGCGCCGGGCGCGGCCAGGGCGCTCGGTGA
- a CDS encoding GNAT family N-acetyltransferase, producing the protein MITWPVRLEEVRADGVGIVLRALTRHDRARWLEMREDNRDWLRPWEATVPTGPEEAIGFTRLRRVLDRAAREGRVLPFVIEADGVLVGQMQLFDIVWGSRWTASAGYWLDQQATGRGLAAWSLAMLIDHALHDVGLHRVEVAIRPENTASLAVARALALPDEGFRAGLVHVDGAWRDHVEFAITAEQLGGERLVSRLRAREST; encoded by the coding sequence GTGATCACCTGGCCCGTGCGGCTGGAGGAGGTCCGAGCGGACGGCGTCGGCATCGTGCTGCGGGCACTGACCCGGCACGACCGCGCCCGGTGGCTGGAGATGCGCGAAGACAACCGTGACTGGCTGCGGCCCTGGGAGGCCACCGTGCCCACCGGCCCGGAGGAGGCGATCGGATTCACCCGGCTCCGGCGAGTCCTGGACCGGGCGGCTCGGGAGGGGCGGGTGCTGCCGTTCGTGATCGAGGCCGACGGCGTGCTGGTGGGGCAGATGCAGCTCTTCGACATTGTGTGGGGGTCACGCTGGACAGCCTCGGCCGGCTACTGGCTCGACCAGCAGGCCACCGGCCGCGGACTGGCCGCCTGGTCACTGGCGATGCTGATCGACCACGCCCTGCACGATGTCGGGCTGCATCGGGTCGAGGTCGCGATCCGGCCGGAAAACACCGCGAGCCTGGCCGTCGCGCGGGCGCTCGCACTGCCGGACGAGGGCTTTCGGGCCGGCCTCGTGCACGTTGACGGCGCCTGGCGTGACCACGTGGAGTTCGCGATCACGGCCGAGCAGCTGGGAGGCGAACGGCTGGTCTCTCGCCTGCGGGCGAGGGAATCCACCTGA
- a CDS encoding UTP--glucose-1-phosphate uridylyltransferase codes for MSEPMMRPRKAVIPVAGLGTRFLPATKAVPKELLPVVDRPAIEYIVEEAVRAGLADVLMVTGRGKGAIEDHFDGHPEIERALDAKGDQQRRARVDASTSTEVHFVRQGVPKGLGHAVLCGRSHVGDEPFAVLLGDDMIDARDHLLEQMIEVQAQRGGSVVALMEVPRDQVSLYGCAAIDPADEGQDVVRVTGLVEKPAVEEAPSNLAVIGRYVLHPRVFEVLEHTKPGRGGEIQLTDALLELAGAEGEGAGMTGVVFRGRRYDTGDRLDYLKAVVRLGREHPELGADFSAWLDDYVRTAR; via the coding sequence ATGAGCGAGCCCATGATGCGCCCACGCAAGGCAGTGATCCCGGTGGCTGGTCTCGGCACCAGATTCCTGCCGGCGACCAAGGCCGTGCCCAAGGAACTGCTGCCAGTCGTGGACCGACCTGCGATCGAGTACATCGTCGAAGAGGCGGTGCGCGCCGGCCTGGCCGACGTGCTCATGGTCACCGGACGCGGCAAGGGGGCGATCGAAGACCACTTCGACGGCCATCCCGAGATCGAGCGCGCGCTGGACGCCAAGGGGGACCAGCAGCGGCGCGCGCGAGTGGATGCCAGCACCAGCACCGAGGTGCACTTCGTGCGCCAGGGAGTGCCCAAGGGGCTCGGTCACGCGGTCCTGTGCGGCCGCTCGCACGTGGGTGACGAGCCGTTCGCCGTCCTCCTCGGGGACGACATGATCGACGCTCGCGACCACCTGCTCGAGCAGATGATCGAGGTGCAGGCGCAGCGTGGTGGATCGGTGGTGGCGCTGATGGAGGTGCCCCGTGACCAGGTGAGCCTGTATGGCTGCGCGGCGATCGACCCGGCGGACGAGGGGCAGGACGTGGTGCGCGTCACCGGGCTCGTGGAGAAGCCTGCTGTGGAGGAGGCGCCCTCCAACCTGGCGGTCATCGGCCGCTATGTGCTGCACCCACGGGTCTTTGAGGTGCTGGAGCACACCAAGCCCGGACGCGGCGGGGAGATCCAGCTCACCGACGCCCTCCTCGAGCTCGCCGGGGCCGAGGGTGAGGGAGCCGGGATGACCGGGGTCGTCTTCCGGGGGCGTCGTTACGACACCGGTGACCGGCTCGACTACCTCAAGGCGGTCGTCCGCCTCGGTCGGGAGCACCCTGAGCTCGGGGCGGACTTCTCCGCCTGGCTGGACGACTACGTCAGGACGGCGCGATGA
- a CDS encoding heparan-alpha-glucosaminide N-acetyltransferase domain-containing protein, whose translation MIGRSRRITSLDTARGLFLIVSVLSASVIPPVPGWLQHPSWFGVNFYDLIFPLFVTLSGVGLAFAYRRGSDWPATIRRVVVLLVVGVLYTAVYGDHYELATLRITGVLQLYAVLVLLSAVLHTITRSARGWAIITGLTALIGTAAFVWFQSRCVGDVLTPTCNPSAVMDTRLFGGHMYAEGARGHDPEGLVAICGAFLTAAAGTTAGHLALDAREGARRMGLVRIAAWTIACAALGAVLAQVIEPFKRLWTPSFALLAGALGLAIFLVAYAIFDVYLQRTRGREAQDRIGWPLVALGRNSLLVYFGSHLSSALLLRYGDPSVAERIGGAMSWGGGDQVAFALISLTLWWGVAALLHRRRIYIRP comes from the coding sequence GTGATCGGCCGCTCCCGTCGCATCACCTCCCTCGACACGGCACGGGGGCTGTTCCTGATCGTCTCGGTCCTCAGCGCCTCGGTCATCCCACCGGTCCCCGGCTGGCTCCAGCACCCCTCGTGGTTCGGCGTGAACTTCTACGACCTCATCTTCCCGTTGTTCGTCACCCTTTCCGGGGTCGGTCTGGCGTTCGCCTACCGCCGCGGCAGCGACTGGCCGGCCACCATTCGCCGGGTCGTGGTGCTCCTGGTGGTCGGGGTGCTCTACACCGCGGTCTACGGCGACCACTACGAGCTGGCCACGCTGCGCATCACCGGGGTGCTCCAGCTGTATGCCGTGCTGGTGCTCCTGTCCGCCGTGCTGCACACGATCACGCGCTCGGCGCGGGGCTGGGCGATCATCACGGGGCTGACCGCGCTGATCGGCACCGCAGCCTTCGTCTGGTTCCAGTCACGCTGCGTCGGTGATGTCCTGACCCCCACCTGCAACCCGTCCGCGGTCATGGACACCCGCCTGTTCGGCGGGCACATGTATGCCGAGGGGGCGCGCGGCCACGACCCCGAGGGTCTGGTAGCGATCTGTGGTGCGTTCCTGACCGCTGCCGCGGGGACCACGGCCGGCCACCTCGCCCTGGATGCTCGGGAGGGGGCCCGCCGCATGGGACTGGTGCGCATCGCGGCCTGGACGATCGCCTGCGCGGCCCTCGGAGCCGTCCTGGCGCAGGTCATCGAGCCGTTCAAGCGGCTGTGGACACCGAGTTTCGCCCTGCTGGCCGGCGCGCTCGGGCTCGCCATCTTCCTGGTCGCCTACGCGATCTTCGACGTCTATCTCCAGCGCACCCGGGGCCGCGAGGCCCAGGACCGGATCGGCTGGCCCCTGGTGGCGCTGGGGCGCAACTCACTGCTGGTCTACTTCGGCTCGCACCTGTCCTCGGCACTGCTGCTGAGGTATGGCGATCCCTCCGTGGCCGAACGCATCGGCGGCGCCATGTCGTGGGGCGGTGGCGACCAGGTCGCGTTTGCCCTGATCAGCCTGACGCTCTGGTGGGGCGTCGCGGCCCTGCTGCACCGCAGACGGATCTATATCCGTCCCTGA